One stretch of Candidatus Endomicrobium procryptotermitis DNA includes these proteins:
- a CDS encoding IS1595 family transposase: protein MDYFEFQKKFPTERAVIDYFVKIRYNGSVVCPKCGKAEGVYRRHTEPRKIHCNHCESEYSIFSGTIFEKSDTDLRKWFYAINLVILSRKGISALQLKREIGVTYKTAWRMLKQIRTAMGNKDMSKAFEAIVEIDETYVGGKPRKDNNDDLPKPPLKRGRGTNKTAVIGVKERNSKRVYAQIAFPNKDGKKLTGKQLFKVLDRVCKDNTTIITDDFSGYNFLDRENINKYVRLSVNHSAGQYVSSNGVHTNGIESFWALLKRGIYGIYHHISVKYMQRYINEFTFRMKDNSFDGLLKQCVLV from the coding sequence ATGGATTACTTTGAATTTCAAAAGAAGTTTCCGACGGAAAGAGCAGTAATAGATTACTTCGTTAAGATTAGATACAACGGCAGTGTTGTATGTCCGAAATGCGGTAAAGCGGAAGGAGTATATCGTCGCCATACTGAACCGAGAAAAATACATTGCAATCATTGCGAAAGCGAATACTCAATTTTTTCAGGCACGATATTTGAAAAATCGGATACAGATTTAAGGAAGTGGTTTTACGCTATAAATCTTGTTATATTAAGCAGGAAAGGCATATCAGCATTGCAGTTGAAAAGAGAGATAGGCGTTACATATAAAACGGCGTGGAGAATGTTAAAGCAGATAAGAACAGCGATGGGCAATAAGGATATGAGTAAAGCATTTGAGGCTATCGTTGAGATCGACGAAACTTATGTAGGCGGTAAGCCCCGTAAAGACAATAATGACGACTTGCCAAAGCCTCCGTTAAAAAGAGGCAGAGGCACAAATAAAACAGCAGTAATAGGCGTTAAAGAGCGTAATTCTAAGAGAGTATATGCTCAGATAGCATTTCCGAATAAAGACGGCAAGAAACTAACAGGAAAGCAGTTGTTTAAGGTTTTAGATAGGGTTTGCAAAGACAATACAACGATAATAACAGACGATTTCAGCGGATACAATTTTTTAGATAGAGAAAACATAAATAAGTATGTCAGATTGTCGGTAAACCATTCAGCAGGGCAGTATGTTAGCAGTAATGGAGTGCATACAAACGGAATAGAGAGTTTTTGGGCTTTACTGAAGAGAGGCATCTATGGAATTTATCATCATATTTCAGTAAAATATATGCAAAGATATATCAACGAATTTACGTTTAGAATGAAGGATAATAGTTTTGACGGGTTGTTGAAACAGTGTGTTTTAGTTTAA